DNA sequence from the Bacillota bacterium genome:
TACGAAGAACATCAAACTGGCCACCTATGCCTCCCGCTGCATCGAGAACGAGATCCTCATGTTCCTGCGTCGCAACAGCAAGACCCGGGCGGAGATCTCCATCGATGAACCCTTAAACTCCGACTGGGATGGCAACGAGCTTTTGCTTTCCGATGTCCTGGGCTGCGACGGGAATATTAGCAAGGCCATCGAAGAGGAAGTGGACCGTCAACTGCTCAGCAACGCCCTGAGCAAACTCACCGCCCGGGAACAGACCATCATGGAACTGCGCTTTGGGTTGAATCAGCAGAAAGAAAAAACCCAAAAGGAAGTGGCTGACCTTTTGGGTATTTCACAATCGTATATCTCCCGACTGGAGAAAAAGATCCTTAACAAATTGCAGAGGGAAATCCGGCGAATGGAATAGGGTTTACCGCCGCCGCAGGAAGGCCGGAATGTCCAGGTCGTCATCCCCGGCCACCGCGCTCAAATCCAATTCCGTGGTACGAGCCTTGGGCTTGGTTTCCTCCTGGGGAGTGTCAAAGCCAGTGGCGATCACCGTCACCCGGATCTCATCCTGGAGGGAATCGTCGATGACGGCCCCAAAGATGATGTTGGCATTCTCGTCCGCCGCCTCCGCGATGATCTCCGCGGCCTCGTTGACCTCATAAAGCCCTAGATTGGAGCTACCGGTGATGTTGAGCAGGATCCCCTTGGCTCCTTCGATGGAAGCCTCCAAGAGGGGACTGGAAATGGCCTGACGGGCCGCCTGCACCGCCCGGTCCTCACCGGAGGCCCGCCCGATACCCATCAGGGCAGAGCCGGCGTTGAGCATGATGGTCCGGACATCAGCAAAGTCCAGGTTGATTAGCCCCGGTACCGTGATCAGATCCGAAATGCCCTGCACGCCCTGGAGCAGGATCTCATCGGCAATGCCGAAGGCATCCAGCATGGAGGTCCTCTTTTCTACCACCTGCAAAAGGCGGTCATTGGGAATAGTAATGAGGGTATCCACCTGCTCCTTCAACTTCTTAATCCCTTCCTCAGCCCGTTTGGCCCGTAAGCGGCCTTCGAAGCTGAAGGGCTTGGTCACCACCCCCACGGTAAGGGCCTGACACTCCTTGGCCACCTGGGCCACAATGGGACATGCCCCGGTACCGGTGCCCCCGCCCATCCCGGCCGCGATGAAGACCATATCGGCGCCTTCCAACACCGCCGCGATCTCGTCCCGGCTTTCCTGGGCCGACTTCTCCCCGATCTCCGGGTCCGAACCGGCCCCCAATCCCTTGGTAAGTTTCTCCCCGATCCGTATCCGGTGGTTTGCCCGGGACATGAGTAAAGCTTGGGCATCGGTGTTTAGGGCGATGAAATCTACCCCCTGCAGACCCGCCATAATCATACGGTTTACTGCATTGTTGCCACCGCCACCTACCCCCACCACTTTTATGTCTGCATACCGCTCGTTATCCATTTCCAACTCAAACATGGTCCACCCTCCTCAAATTGGCACAAATCCTAGCGGGACATTTCAAAAAATTCCCCAAACCAGTAACGTAACTTGTCCATCAAACCTTTTGCCGTAGGCTTGGAAGGGCTTACCTTGGGCTCCTGTTTAGCCGCCAGCAGCACCAGCCCCACTCCCGTTGCGCAACTGGGATCCGCCACGGTATTGGCCAGGCCCGTTACTCCTTGGGGGTAACCTTGGCGCACCGGCAGATCCAGCATGTCCGATACCATCTCACAGAGTCCCTCTAGCTTCGATGTGCCTCCGGTGAGCACTACCCCAGCGGGGATCAGATCCAACAGACCCCGTTCCTTCAATTCCTGGGAGACGAGCATGAATAGCTCTGTGACCCGCGGTTCAATGATCCGGGCCACTTCCCGATACAACAGCGGTGTCTTCCCCGGCGATGCCACCACCTCCTGGGGGATGACTCCGTCGGGAGCCTGGTTCACCGTGGACCACCCGGCCTTTATCTTCAGCTCCTCGGCGGTCCGCGCCCCCACCCGCAAGCCCACGGATAGATCATTGGTCAGGTGATTGCCACCGACGGGAATCACTCCCGTATGCCAGACGGAATATTCCCGAAACACGGCAATATCGGTGGTACCACCGCCAATATCCACCAGCAACACCCCGGATTCCTTCTCTAAGGGTGTCAGCACCGCCTCCGCGGAGGCCAGGGGTTGGAGAATGATATCATTGATGGCAAGCCCCGCCCGTTGGACACACTTTGCCAGGTTCTGAATGGCCGCCACCGCCCCGATCACTAAATTGGCCTTGACCTCCAACCGGATACCGCTCATCCCCACGGGATCCTTGACACCACCGACCCCATCCACGATGAACTCCTTGGGCAAAACATCGATGATGGTGCGATCCGACGAGAGGGGCACCGTCCGGGCCTCCTGCAACACCCGTTTCACGTCATCGGGGGAAACCTCATGGTCATCGCCGGAGACGCTGATCATCCCCGCGGATTCCCGGGTGGCGATATGTCCTCCGGCAATACCGATATAGGCACCGGCCACCTGCCGACCGGCCATCCGTTCCGCTTTGCTCACCGCTTCCGCAATGGACTTGATGGTGGCCTCCAAGTTCACGACCATACCTTTGCGCAGACCCAAGGAGGGGCTAATACCAGTACCGATCACGGCAATATCGTCATCGGTAACTTTGGCTATGATCGCGCAGATTTTCGTCGTACCTATATCTAGCCCCAGCACAAGATTGTCCCTGGTCATCTCTTCCTCCGCCCTTCCGTTGCGATCTCGCTCACTGCAGCACCACAGGCTGACTGGGTATGCTAAGATCGATCTGTCTAGGAGTCTGGTTCCGCCTCGCCAGGTCCGCAAGCAAAGGCTTCAAGACCGTCAGTTTCTCCTTCATCTGTAAACTATCGCCTAACCTCACCACAATTAAGTTCCGCAAGTACAACCGGATATCCTCGGGATCCTCCACATTGACCTCGGAAACACTGCTCGCCAGTTCCGCATCCAACGTGTTGACCACCAAAATCCCCACCGCCAATCCATGACTGATGGGTTTGCTCCCGACGGTGGGCTCCTCCAGCCGCACACCGGTGAGGAAGGGCAAAGATTCAGTAACATACCCCTGGGCGCCGATTAATCTACCGGCCTCATCCACCAAGTAGAAGACCTCGCCGTAGGGGATTAGGGCCACCGGTTGCCGTTCCAGCACTGTCACCTGCAGACGGTCCGGCAGCTCCAGACGCACCTGTGCATCCTCGATGCGGGGTTCCGCCAGCAACAAGGCTTTCACCCGTTCCAGGTCGATCATCAGTAGGTTTTCGTTTTTCCGCAGCCCGCAAATCTTCCAGATGTCCTCTGGGGTAAAGTGGCTGCCGCCCTCCAACTGGATCTCCCGGAGGGCAAAGAGGGGAGAACCCAACAGAACGAACAACGCGAGCAAGGCCAACAAGATTACCAGCGACAGGAAAAACCTGTTGTCCTCTGCTTGTCCCCGCACCATACAAAAACCCACCTACACCTGCATAATCGGTTTAATTATACCACAACCCTGCGTATATGTGTCAGGAAAGACGATCGATGGTCGCCCCCAGCTGCCTGAACTTGTGTTCCAAGTCCTCATAACCCCGATCAATATGTTCCAGTCCATAAACTTCCGTAGTCCCCAGGGCCGCCAGTCCTGCCAGGATTAACGCGGCACCGGCCCGCAGATCCGAAGCCTGGACGCTTGCTCCGGTCAGGGGGTTTCCCCCTTGAATGATGGCCGTCCGGCCCTCCACCCAGATGGCCGCCCCCATCCGCCGCAGTTCCGCGGCATGCTTCATCCGATGGGCATAGACCCCCTCGACGATCATGCTGGTGCCGGGCACCGTACACAAAAAGGCCATCATCTGGGGCTGCAGATCCGTAGGGAACCCAGGATAGGGCATGGTGCGCAAGTTCAAAGGCCGCAAATTCACGCCCCGGGCCCGGACCAAAACCCCGGTGGCATCGGGCACCATTTTCACGCCACTTTGCTGCATCTTAGCCACGAGGGCTTCCACATGCTCACTCTTGGCGTGGCGTACAAAGACTTCACCCCGGGTGATGGCCCCCGCCAAAAGGAAGGTACCAGCCTCCACCCGGTCCGGGATCACCCAGTGCTCCGCCCCGTGGAGCTTTTCCACCCCTTCAATGATAATCCGATCCGTACCCGCGCCGCGGACCTTAGCCCCCATCCGGTTGAGAAACTCCTGCAGATCCACAATCTCCGGCTCCCTGGCTACATTGTGCAGCACCGTTCGCCCCTTGGCCAGTACCGCGGCCATGATCAGGTTCTCGGTGGCCCCCACACTGGGAAAGTCCAGGTAGAACTCGCACCCCACCAATTCTTTCGCCTCGGCAAAGATGAATCCCTCTTGTTCCTTAATCTTTGCACCCAGGGCCGTAAAGCCCGCCAGGTGGATATCAATGGGCCGTTCCCCAATGGCACATCCACCGGGATACGCCACCTCCACTTTGCCCAGTCGCGCCAGAAGAGGACCCATCACCTGGATGGAGGCCCGCATCCTTCGCACCAATTCATCGGGTGCGTGGTACCCCAATTCTCCGCAGGCTCTTACCCGCACCGCGTGCTTGGCACAGAAATCCGCCTCACATCCCACATAGCGCAATACCTCCAACATGACCTCCACATCCTTGATGCGGGGCACGTTGTGGATAATACACTCTTCATCGGTCAGCAGGCATGCCACCAACATCTTGAGGGCAGCATTCTTCGCACCGCCTACCGACACTTCACCCTGCAGCGGCCTTGGGCCCACAATCCTTAGCTTAGTCAAGACACCTTCACCCCTCTAGGTTCTCATCCCGGCCTAGGCTACGGTTTCCAGTGCCCGCTCCTCATCGGGCGAAAAACCCAACAGCTTCCATTCCAGTCGCAGTGCCACACCGGTCTCCGCAAGGACCCGCTGCCGAATCAAAAGCAAGAGTCGTACAATATCCGCTGCGGTGGCCTGCCCCAAATTAACAATGAAATTGGCATGTTGCTCCGAGACGGCGGCATCGCCAATGCGCAGACCCTTCAGTCCCACAGCTTCAATCAACCGTCCGGCGTAATCCCCGGGGGGATTGCGAAACACACTCCCGGCATTGGGAAGCTTGAGGGGTTGGTTTCTAAGACGTTCTGCTTTGTATTGTTCCATCCGGGCCCAAGTTTCCGCGCTAGCACCAGTGCTCAAGCTCAGGCGGCTACTTAGCACAATCCCATCCTTCGGTAGTTTCAATTGCCGGTAGGAAAAATCTAAGTCTTCTCGGTCGTAGGTTGTGACCCCCTCCAAGGGATGGAAAACCTCCACCGTGGCCACCACATCCTGCATGGAGCCACCATGGGCACCGGCATTGCCCCTGACGGCCCCACCTAGACTACCGGGGATCCCCGCGGCCCATTCCAGACCCTTATACCCCCACCGGTAGGCGGTCAGGGCCAGCTTCGGCAGGGGCACCGCCGCCCCCACCACAAGACCACCCTCCACCGCCTCCAGACGGCTGAAATCCCCGGTCAATTTGATCACTGCTCCGGGGTAACCTTGATCCGCCACCAGCACATTGGTGCCCCGCCCCAGAACATAGTAGCTTACTCCCCATACTTCCAGGCGGTTCACCAGTTCCACCAGTTGCGGCAGCTCTTCCACCAAGATCACCGCCCGGGCCTTGCCTCCCACCTTCAAAGAGACATGACGGGCCAGAGGCTCGTGTTCCAGCACTTGCAGATTCAGGTCTTTAAGGTTTGCCAGCCACAATTGAAAACACCTCAACCCACTTGTTGGACCACATTGTCTTGCACCAGTTTGGCAAACCGGTGGGCGGCATCGGTGATGTTCCCGGCTCCCATGAAGAGGACGACATCCCTTTCTTCCACTTTGCTGAGCAAATATGTGGGCAACTGCGTCAAGTCCGCGACAAACTCCACATTCTTATGTTCCGCCGCGACCCGCTGGGCCAAGGCCTCCCCGCTAACCCCCTCGATGGGGCGCTCCGAGGCCGCATAAATCGGTGTCAGGATCACTTGGTCCGCCACCCCAAAGGCCTTAGCAAAGTCCCCGAGGAAATGTTTGGTCCGGCTGTAGCGATGGGGCTGGAAGACCGCCACGATCCGCCGCCCCAAGCGTGCCGCGGATTTCAATGTGGCCTGGATCTCCGTGGGATGGTGGGCGTAGTCGTCAATCACCAAGACCCGAGCATCCTTGCCCCCGGGGGTGAGGATCTCAAAGCGGCGTTTGGCCCCCCGGAATCTAGCCAAAGCCTCCACCATATCATCCAGGGCGAGCCCTTCCGCTAGCCCTACGCTGATGGCCGCCAAGGCGTTTAATATATTATGCTCACCGGGGATGTTCAGTGACACCTCCCCCAGGACCTTACCATATTCCTCCACAACAAACCGCGATCCCAGGCAATTAAGCATAACATGTCGGGCCCGCACATCCCCGGCCTTAATTCCATAGGTGATCCGGGGACCTTGAATGTGTTCCAAAAGGCGCGCCACCCCGGGATCATCGCCGCACAGGACACAATACCCCGCAGGCGGCACCCTATCCACGAACTGCCGGAAACTCTCCTCCACCGCCTGGACGTTCTTGTAATTGTCCAGATGATCCGCCTCGATATTGGTCACCACCGCCACATCGGGGGAAAGATATAAGAAGGAGGCATCGCTCTCATCGGCCTCGGCCACCATATGTACGCCGCTGCCCAGCCGGGCGTTAGAGCCTATATCCTCACATTCACCCCCAATGACGATGGTAGGATCATGACCGGTCTCTTGCAACATAAAGGCCAAAAGGGAGGTGGTGGTAGTCTTGCCGTGGGTGCCGGCTACCGCGATCCCCCGGTGCATCCCCATGAGCAAAGCCAAAAGCTCCGCCCGTTTGAGGATGGGAATACCCTGGGTCTTAGCCGCTTCCACTTCCACGTTCTCCTTGGGTACTGCGGAGGACACGACGATACAATCGGGGTTCCCCACATGTTCCCGGGCATGCCCGATAAAAATCCTGGCACCTAACCTTCGGAGATTATCCATTCGTTCCGAGTCGGCGAGATCCGATCCCGTCACCTGGCAGCCCATCTGCAAGAGAATGATGGCCAGACCACTCATCCCTGCTCCACCGATTCCGACAAAATGCACCCGGGAAAATGGCATCATATCTAGCTACGCACCTTTCATGTCAGGATACCGCCATTAACATACTATGAACCAGTAGTTCTCCCTGCTACCGGACTTGTCCAGCATAGGGACATTGAACCACTTTACATCAAGTTCAATATAATCTCCGCAATCTCCTGCAAAGCCTGGGGCCTGCCCAGATTTTTACTAGCCTGGGCCATTTTGGTCGCCTTGGCCGGATCACGATAGATCTCTAACACCGCCCGGGCCAGAGTCTCACCGGTGAGTTCGCCATCGTCAATCAAGGTGGCTGCACCGGCATTCACCAATTCCAGGGCGTTTTTCCGCTGATGATCCTCCGCGGCAAAGGGATAGGGTATCACCACCGCGGGCAGGCCCACTGCCGTTACCTCCGCGAGGGTTACCGCCCCGGCCCGACAGACGATTAGATCCGCGGCGGCCAGGGCCAAAGGCATCTCTTGGATGTAGGGCACGATAATCCGGTTACCCACCACCACCCGGCTTTCGGATCCCCCGAAGGCCTCCCGCACCGCGGCAAAATGTGTGGGACCGGTCTGATGCAGGATCATGAGCTCCTTCTCCTCGGCAAGGAGGGGTGCCGCCTGCTCCATGGCATCATTGATGGACTTGGCCCCCTGACTGCCCCCCACCACCAAAAGGAGCTTCTTTCCCGGCGGGATGCCCAAGGCTTTGCGTCCCTCGTCTTTGGTGGTGGTGACGATCTCGGGACGAATGGGCGTACCCGTAACCACCACCTTAGCCGACGGGGGCAGGTATTTAACGGCGCCAGGGAAACTCAACATCGTCACCGCCGCATGTCTTGCCATCAAGCGGTTGGCCAGACCCGGCAACGCATTGGGCTCGTGGAGGACCAAGGGGATCCTCAACAGTCGTGCCGCCAGGGTCACCGGCACCGCCACAAATCCCCCAATACTGACAATCACCTTCGGTTTTAGCCGTCGCAGAAGACCAATGCTTTTCAAGGTACCAATGGCCAGCAAGGCACCACTGCTCACAAAGCCCAAACTGAGCTTCCGGGGCAAGGCCTGGGCCTTAATGGCATGAAAAGCATAGCCCTGCTGGGTGATGGCCCGTTGTTCCGGTGAATTGGGCCGTCCGATGAAGGAAATGTCTGCGGAGACCCGCTCCCTTAACGCCTGCCCGATGGCCAGCCCCGGATAGATGTGGCCCCCGGTACCGGCCGCGACGATGACGATCCTTACCTCTCCCATACCCTTACACCCTCTGCTGTCGGGAGATATTGAGCAACACGCCCACTCCCGCTAAAGTAATCACCAGGGAGGACCCCCCTGCACTGATTAAAGGCAAGGTGATCCCCGTCACCGGCAGGATGCCGGTGACCACGCCGATATTCAAAATGGCCTGGAGGATAATCATCCCCGTGATGCCCGTGGCTAGACAGCAGCCGTACTGGTCTGGGGCATTGATCCCGATACGTAAACCCCGCCAGGCAAAAAGGAAAAAGAGCACAAGCACGCCGAAGGTACCGATGAACCCCAACT
Encoded proteins:
- the murG gene encoding undecaprenyldiphospho-muramoylpentapeptide beta-N-acetylglucosaminyltransferase; its protein translation is MGEVRIVIVAAGTGGHIYPGLAIGQALRERVSADISFIGRPNSPEQRAITQQGYAFHAIKAQALPRKLSLGFVSSGALLAIGTLKSIGLLRRLKPKVIVSIGGFVAVPVTLAARLLRIPLVLHEPNALPGLANRLMARHAAVTMLSFPGAVKYLPPSAKVVVTGTPIRPEIVTTTKDEGRKALGIPPGKKLLLVVGGSQGAKSINDAMEQAAPLLAEEKELMILHQTGPTHFAAVREAFGGSESRVVVGNRIIVPYIQEMPLALAAADLIVCRAGAVTLAEVTAVGLPAVVIPYPFAAEDHQRKNALELVNAGAATLIDDGELTGETLARAVLEIYRDPAKATKMAQASKNLGRPQALQEIAEIILNLM
- the ftsA gene encoding cell division protein FtsA, giving the protein MTRDNLVLGLDIGTTKICAIIAKVTDDDIAVIGTGISPSLGLRKGMVVNLEATIKSIAEAVSKAERMAGRQVAGAYIGIAGGHIATRESAGMISVSGDDHEVSPDDVKRVLQEARTVPLSSDRTIIDVLPKEFIVDGVGGVKDPVGMSGIRLEVKANLVIGAVAAIQNLAKCVQRAGLAINDIILQPLASAEAVLTPLEKESGVLLVDIGGGTTDIAVFREYSVWHTGVIPVGGNHLTNDLSVGLRVGARTAEELKIKAGWSTVNQAPDGVIPQEVVASPGKTPLLYREVARIIEPRVTELFMLVSQELKERGLLDLIPAGVVLTGGTSKLEGLCEMVSDMLDLPVRQGYPQGVTGLANTVADPSCATGVGLVLLAAKQEPKVSPSKPTAKGLMDKLRYWFGEFFEMSR
- a CDS encoding UDP-N-acetylmuramate--L-alanine ligase, translated to MMPFSRVHFVGIGGAGMSGLAIILLQMGCQVTGSDLADSERMDNLRRLGARIFIGHAREHVGNPDCIVVSSAVPKENVEVEAAKTQGIPILKRAELLALLMGMHRGIAVAGTHGKTTTTSLLAFMLQETGHDPTIVIGGECEDIGSNARLGSGVHMVAEADESDASFLYLSPDVAVVTNIEADHLDNYKNVQAVEESFRQFVDRVPPAGYCVLCGDDPGVARLLEHIQGPRITYGIKAGDVRARHVMLNCLGSRFVVEEYGKVLGEVSLNIPGEHNILNALAAISVGLAEGLALDDMVEALARFRGAKRRFEILTPGGKDARVLVIDDYAHHPTEIQATLKSAARLGRRIVAVFQPHRYSRTKHFLGDFAKAFGVADQVILTPIYAASERPIEGVSGEALAQRVAAEHKNVEFVADLTQLPTYLLSKVEERDVVLFMGAGNITDAAHRFAKLVQDNVVQQVG
- the murB gene encoding UDP-N-acetylmuramate dehydrogenase; amino-acid sequence: MWLANLKDLNLQVLEHEPLARHVSLKVGGKARAVILVEELPQLVELVNRLEVWGVSYYVLGRGTNVLVADQGYPGAVIKLTGDFSRLEAVEGGLVVGAAVPLPKLALTAYRWGYKGLEWAAGIPGSLGGAVRGNAGAHGGSMQDVVATVEVFHPLEGVTTYDREDLDFSYRQLKLPKDGIVLSSRLSLSTGASAETWARMEQYKAERLRNQPLKLPNAGSVFRNPPGDYAGRLIEAVGLKGLRIGDAAVSEQHANFIVNLGQATAADIVRLLLLIRQRVLAETGVALRLEWKLLGFSPDEERALETVA
- the murA gene encoding UDP-N-acetylglucosamine 1-carboxyvinyltransferase encodes the protein MTKLRIVGPRPLQGEVSVGGAKNAALKMLVACLLTDEECIIHNVPRIKDVEVMLEVLRYVGCEADFCAKHAVRVRACGELGYHAPDELVRRMRASIQVMGPLLARLGKVEVAYPGGCAIGERPIDIHLAGFTALGAKIKEQEGFIFAEAKELVGCEFYLDFPSVGATENLIMAAVLAKGRTVLHNVAREPEIVDLQEFLNRMGAKVRGAGTDRIIIEGVEKLHGAEHWVIPDRVEAGTFLLAGAITRGEVFVRHAKSEHVEALVAKMQQSGVKMVPDATGVLVRARGVNLRPLNLRTMPYPGFPTDLQPQMMAFLCTVPGTSMIVEGVYAHRMKHAAELRRMGAAIWVEGRTAIIQGGNPLTGASVQASDLRAGAALILAGLAALGTTEVYGLEHIDRGYEDLEHKFRQLGATIDRLS
- a CDS encoding FtsQ-type POTRA domain-containing protein, encoding MVRGQAEDNRFFLSLVILLALLALFVLLGSPLFALREIQLEGGSHFTPEDIWKICGLRKNENLLMIDLERVKALLLAEPRIEDAQVRLELPDRLQVTVLERQPVALIPYGEVFYLVDEAGRLIGAQGYVTESLPFLTGVRLEEPTVGSKPISHGLAVGILVVNTLDAELASSVSEVNVEDPEDIRLYLRNLIVVRLGDSLQMKEKLTVLKPLLADLARRNQTPRQIDLSIPSQPVVLQ
- the ftsZ gene encoding cell division protein FtsZ yields the protein MFELEMDNERYADIKVVGVGGGGNNAVNRMIMAGLQGVDFIALNTDAQALLMSRANHRIRIGEKLTKGLGAGSDPEIGEKSAQESRDEIAAVLEGADMVFIAAGMGGGTGTGACPIVAQVAKECQALTVGVVTKPFSFEGRLRAKRAEEGIKKLKEQVDTLITIPNDRLLQVVEKRTSMLDAFGIADEILLQGVQGISDLITVPGLINLDFADVRTIMLNAGSALMGIGRASGEDRAVQAARQAISSPLLEASIEGAKGILLNITGSSNLGLYEVNEAAEIIAEAADENANIIFGAVIDDSLQDEIRVTVIATGFDTPQEETKPKARTTELDLSAVAGDDDLDIPAFLRRR
- the sigE gene encoding RNA polymerase sporulation sigma factor SigE: MRPITKLRIYLQLHLIRLLAFMGLRPGEIHYIGSSETLPAPLSPEEERELLSRLPEDGPAVRGTLIEHNLRLVVYIARKFDNTGVGIEDLVSIGTIGLIKAVNTFDPTKNIKLATYASRCIENEILMFLRRNSKTRAEISIDEPLNSDWDGNELLLSDVLGCDGNISKAIEEEVDRQLLSNALSKLTAREQTIMELRFGLNQQKEKTQKEVADLLGISQSYISRLEKKILNKLQREIRRME